The Peribacillus sp. FSL P2-0133 genome has a segment encoding these proteins:
- a CDS encoding tetratricopeptide repeat protein, with the protein MGDLEIALSLRGKKEFKKSNRLLMDLANQNPGDAVIQYQCAWSLDILGHEVKAVPYYEAALKLGLPEEEAKGACIGLGSTYRTIGEYEKSRQTLESGLAKFPEDKALLVFRAMAFYNLGQHDLAMESLLKIIAETSKDRDIQSYAKAIEFYSDKLDKVFT; encoded by the coding sequence ATGGGAGATTTGGAAATCGCACTGTCATTAAGAGGAAAAAAAGAATTCAAAAAATCCAATCGATTATTGATGGATTTGGCAAATCAAAATCCCGGTGATGCAGTCATACAGTATCAGTGTGCCTGGAGTTTGGATATTCTCGGACATGAGGTAAAGGCGGTGCCCTATTATGAAGCGGCTCTCAAATTAGGTTTGCCGGAGGAGGAGGCAAAAGGGGCATGCATAGGATTGGGGAGCACATATCGCACCATAGGGGAATATGAAAAATCAAGACAGACATTGGAATCGGGGCTGGCGAAGTTTCCTGAGGATAAGGCTTTATTGGTATTCAGGGCCATGGCTTTTTATAATTTGGGCCAACACGATCTTGCAATGGAGTCTTTATTGAAGATAATTGCCGAAACCTCTAAGGATCGAGACATACAATCTTATGCTAAGGCGATAGAATTTTATAGTGATAAACTGGATAAAGTTTTCACATAA
- a CDS encoding ABC transporter permease, which translates to MKIRYLVMALIVLSFTSLFIGVKDITPLDLLDLSDDKVQIMLQSRFPRMVTIVISGIVMSISGLIMQQLSRNKFVSPTTAGTMDSARLGLLLAIIIFPSAALIEKMAFAFIFALAGTFLFMKILDRVKYKDTIFIPLVGLMFGNIVGSISTFFAYKYDLIQSLNTWMNGDFSMIMSGRYELIYVSIPLVILAYFFANKFTVAGMGEEFAINLGLNYKLIVNFGLIIVALSSTVVLLTVGTIPFIGLIVPNIVSLYLGDNLKKSLSHTALLGAVFLLICDILGRILIYPFEIPIGLVVGVIGSAVFIYLILRRKAYE; encoded by the coding sequence ATGAAGATAAGATATTTAGTCATGGCATTAATTGTTTTATCATTTACGTCATTATTCATTGGTGTAAAGGATATTACCCCCCTGGATTTATTGGATCTAAGTGATGATAAAGTGCAAATCATGCTGCAAAGCCGTTTCCCCAGAATGGTGACCATAGTCATTTCCGGTATTGTGATGAGTATAAGCGGTCTGATCATGCAGCAATTGAGCCGCAATAAATTTGTATCCCCGACGACTGCCGGAACCATGGATTCTGCAAGGCTTGGACTTCTTCTTGCCATTATCATTTTTCCATCGGCAGCACTTATTGAGAAAATGGCATTCGCTTTCATATTCGCTTTGGCAGGTACATTCTTGTTCATGAAAATTCTTGATCGAGTGAAATATAAGGATACGATTTTCATTCCATTGGTTGGTTTGATGTTTGGTAATATCGTCGGATCCATCTCGACTTTCTTTGCCTATAAATATGATTTGATTCAAAGCCTCAACACTTGGATGAATGGGGATTTCTCGATGATCATGTCGGGAAGGTACGAACTTATATATGTAAGTATCCCTCTGGTCATTCTCGCATACTTCTTTGCCAATAAATTCACTGTGGCAGGGATGGGTGAGGAGTTTGCTATCAATCTAGGACTCAATTATAAGCTTATAGTCAATTTTGGGTTGATCATCGTGGCATTATCCTCCACTGTCGTTTTGTTAACGGTGGGAACGATTCCTTTCATAGGATTGATCGTACCAAATATTGTATCCCTTTACCTTGGTGACAATTTGAAAAAGAGTCTTTCTCATACAGCATTACTAGGGGCAGTATTCCTATTGATCTGCGATATTCTGGGCAGGATCCTCATATATCCATTTGAAATCCCGATCGGACTCGTGGTTGGTGTGATAGGAAGCGCCGTATTTATCTATCTGATACTGAGGAGAAAGGCATATGAATAA
- a CDS encoding ABC transporter ATP-binding protein, giving the protein MVEVKNLFKKYNSKTVVEDVSIEIMKGKITSFIGPNGAGKSTVLSMISRLITRDSGEVLIDGKDMGKFNSNELAKKIAILKQANHINIRLTIRELVAFGRFPYSQGKLTKEDWKYVDEAIEYMELADMQDKFLDQLSGGQQQRAFIAMVIAQNTEYVLLDEPLNNLDMKHSVQIMKVLRRLADELGKTVIIVIHDINFASCYSDYIVALKDGKVVHNGPTEQVINSNVLKEIYDMDIEIQNINDNKICVYFT; this is encoded by the coding sequence ATGGTAGAAGTGAAAAATTTATTCAAAAAATATAATAGTAAAACGGTTGTCGAGGATGTTTCCATTGAAATAATGAAAGGCAAAATCACATCCTTCATCGGTCCCAATGGAGCGGGGAAAAGTACCGTCCTTTCGATGATCAGCCGTCTCATTACCCGGGATTCGGGAGAAGTCCTGATCGATGGTAAGGATATGGGGAAATTCAATAGCAATGAACTTGCGAAGAAGATTGCCATCTTAAAGCAGGCTAACCACATCAATATCCGTTTAACGATTCGTGAACTCGTCGCCTTTGGCCGTTTTCCTTATTCACAAGGAAAGCTGACCAAAGAGGATTGGAAATACGTCGATGAAGCGATTGAATATATGGAACTTGCCGACATGCAGGATAAGTTTCTTGACCAGCTTAGCGGCGGGCAGCAACAGAGGGCCTTCATTGCCATGGTTATTGCTCAGAACACGGAGTATGTACTACTTGATGAACCCCTGAACAATCTTGATATGAAGCATTCCGTCCAAATCATGAAGGTATTGAGGAGGTTGGCCGATGAATTAGGGAAAACGGTCATCATCGTCATTCATGACATTAATTTTGCATCCTGTTATTCCGACTATATTGTCGCATTGAAGGATGGCAAGGTTGTTCATAATGGACCTACCGAGCAAGTCATCAATTCCAATGTATTAAAGGAAATCTATGATATGGATATTGAAATCCAAAATATCAATGACAATAAGATCTGTGTGTACTTCACTTAA
- a CDS encoding iron chelate uptake ABC transporter family permease subunit: MNNKSRIIILAVLAAALTAGYIFWDLGPNWDYALPRRVIKIIAIIVVGCAIAFSTVIFQTVTNNKILTPSILGLDSMYMLIQTGVIFLFGSTHIMIVNKNLNFLITLAAMLIFSSLLFKFMFKKNRNIYFLLLIGIIFGTLFGSMSSFMQVLIDPNEFQIIQNKMFASFNNVNTDLLTLAIILMIAAIIYFMRFLKYLDVMSLGRDQAINLGVDYDFVTKRVLIVVTVLISISTALIGPITFLGLLVANVAYQFIKSYQHKHIIPGAMLISVIALVGGQFIVERIFTFTTTLSVIINFVGGVYFIYLLLKENKSW; the protein is encoded by the coding sequence ATGAATAATAAAAGTAGAATCATTATATTGGCTGTTCTTGCAGCAGCTTTAACGGCAGGTTATATCTTTTGGGACCTTGGCCCGAATTGGGATTATGCACTGCCGAGAAGGGTTATAAAAATCATCGCCATCATCGTGGTTGGTTGTGCAATAGCTTTTTCAACAGTGATTTTCCAGACGGTCACGAATAATAAAATCCTGACACCAAGCATTTTAGGGTTGGACTCCATGTATATGCTGATCCAAACGGGAGTGATTTTCCTCTTCGGTTCAACGCATATCATGATCGTGAATAAAAATCTCAATTTCCTGATTACACTTGCGGCCATGCTTATTTTTTCCAGCCTGCTGTTCAAGTTCATGTTCAAAAAAAACCGCAATATTTACTTCCTATTGCTGATCGGTATCATCTTCGGAACCTTATTCGGCAGCATGTCTTCATTCATGCAGGTATTGATTGACCCGAATGAATTTCAAATCATTCAAAATAAAATGTTCGCCAGCTTCAATAATGTCAACACGGACCTGTTAACTTTAGCTATTATCCTCATGATAGCGGCAATCATATATTTCATGAGATTTTTGAAGTATTTAGATGTCATGTCCCTAGGGAGGGACCAAGCCATAAACTTGGGTGTGGATTATGATTTTGTCACGAAGCGGGTTTTAATCGTCGTTACGGTTTTAATCTCCATTTCGACTGCCCTGATCGGTCCGATCACGTTCCTCGGATTGCTTGTTGCAAATGTGGCTTATCAATTCATTAAGTCCTATCAGCATAAACATATCATCCCGGGTGCAATGCTGATCAGTGTGATTGCCCTGGTCGGCGGCCAATTCATTGTGGAGAGGATCTTTACGTTCACTACCACATTGAGTGTCATCATCAACTTTGTCGGCGGTGTCTATTTCATCTATCTTCTATTAAAGGAGAATAAATCATGGTAG
- a CDS encoding DUF1450 domain-containing protein yields the protein MHFVTGNDKIKITNIYSSNERSDMMKNLLSKVFLKKAKIQIEFCQNNLDRFLNEQTVADYGKFLANPRIQYKEYECLSECKLCKKTPYAKVNGQIMSGEDSQDLLNKLHDELK from the coding sequence ATGCATTTCGTTACAGGAAATGATAAAATCAAAATAACAAATATTTACTCTTCCAATGAAAGAAGCGATATGATGAAAAACTTGCTATCCAAAGTGTTCTTAAAAAAGGCGAAAATCCAGATTGAATTTTGCCAAAATAATCTTGACCGCTTCCTTAATGAACAAACAGTTGCTGATTATGGTAAGTTCTTAGCGAATCCAAGGATTCAATATAAGGAATATGAATGTTTGAGTGAGTGTAAACTTTGTAAGAAAACCCCCTATGCGAAAGTGAACGGCCAGATAATGAGTGGCGAAGATTCACAGGACCTTTTAAATAAGTTACATGATGAATTGAAATGA
- a CDS encoding PepSY domain-containing protein, with product MKKQWSTIKEGIIQRKKVIMTVSMASVLLFGGAAGTAVYAVNKGNLSEDEAVKMISEKLGGEVTQFEKDWDQPMTYEMTVKTKEGYQEVDVDAEKGEILSQEMEDGDDDDMSTQQAAETAKISSDQAEKIALKAVDGQVTDMELDSENGTLVYELELKQGQKEYDVVVDATTGKVLKNQLDD from the coding sequence ATGAAAAAACAGTGGAGTACGATTAAAGAAGGTATCATTCAAAGGAAAAAGGTGATCATGACGGTGTCCATGGCCTCCGTTTTACTTTTCGGCGGTGCTGCTGGAACGGCGGTATATGCAGTCAATAAGGGGAACCTATCCGAGGATGAGGCTGTCAAAATGATTTCAGAAAAACTAGGCGGGGAAGTTACTCAATTTGAAAAGGATTGGGACCAGCCGATGACCTATGAGATGACCGTTAAAACGAAAGAAGGCTATCAAGAAGTTGACGTTGATGCTGAAAAAGGAGAGATACTTTCTCAGGAAATGGAAGACGGAGACGATGACGATATGAGCACACAACAAGCGGCGGAAACTGCAAAAATCAGCAGTGATCAAGCCGAAAAGATTGCCTTGAAAGCGGTGGATGGTCAAGTAACGGACATGGAGCTTGATTCGGAGAATGGCACCCTTGTGTACGAGCTGGAATTAAAACAAGGACAAAAGGAATATGATGTAGTGGTAGATGCCACCACGGGAAAAGTATTGAAAAACCAATTGGATGATTAA
- the shc gene encoding squalene--hopene cyclase, protein MNQHVQLEINRLVHRLKQDQSADGSWNYPFDTGITADAYMIILLKILDMEDAPLIEALVKRIESKQTENGSWKLFQDEKDGNVTVTIEAYYGLLFSGLRNKNDPHMRKAKQFILSKGGIKQAKMLTKMMLTVTGQYHWPRLFPIPLEVVLLPPTFFVSIYDLSVYWRVNMIPLLLLGHKKFQIKTPDTPSLKELFQTREDLSEEHAWEEYRTEEYRSFFSKLQTGVKTLIGYPDYLHSLALDSTKRFMLDRLEPDGTLYNYFGSTFFMIFALLSIGYSKKDPVILKAIAGLKGMACSIEGHTQIQFTTPHVWNTSLISYALQEAGIPPKDPTVKAANQYLLSRQHYMYGDWLIHNPNTIPGGWGFSDFNTMNPDVDDTTASLRALAKQLQAKPDNRDSWQRGVSFTISMQNDDGGFPAFERNNDNKWLQLLPIEGSKYLLTDPSTADLTGRTLEFLGNYTNMKKPEEVSKRAVDWLLKDQKRDGSWYGRWGICYLYGTWSALTGMKAAGQATGHPSIQKALTWLKKIQNADGGWGESCYSDIKQRYIPLGESTLTHTAWAVDALISASEKPTAEIEKGIAYLIRAGQQDSWTNDYPAGQGMADFLYIHYHSYRYIYPLLALSHYNKKFLKT, encoded by the coding sequence TTGAACCAACATGTACAATTGGAAATAAATCGCCTTGTTCATCGCTTGAAACAAGACCAATCCGCTGATGGTTCGTGGAATTATCCCTTTGACACCGGGATAACGGCAGATGCCTATATGATCATATTATTGAAAATTTTAGATATGGAAGATGCTCCTCTTATAGAGGCTTTAGTAAAAAGAATCGAAAGCAAGCAAACGGAAAACGGTTCATGGAAACTTTTCCAAGACGAGAAGGACGGCAATGTTACGGTTACGATCGAGGCTTATTATGGCCTTCTTTTTAGCGGACTCCGCAATAAGAACGATCCCCATATGAGGAAAGCCAAACAATTCATTCTTTCCAAGGGTGGCATCAAACAGGCCAAAATGTTAACGAAAATGATGCTTACTGTTACCGGACAATATCACTGGCCGCGCCTATTCCCCATTCCTCTCGAAGTGGTCTTACTTCCTCCGACCTTTTTCGTCAGCATTTATGATCTTTCCGTATATTGGCGGGTCAACATGATTCCATTGCTATTGCTTGGCCATAAAAAGTTTCAGATCAAAACCCCGGACACGCCAAGTTTAAAAGAATTATTTCAAACAAGGGAGGACCTTTCCGAAGAGCATGCATGGGAAGAGTATCGTACCGAGGAATATCGTTCCTTCTTTTCCAAACTTCAAACAGGCGTCAAAACTCTGATTGGTTATCCCGATTATTTACATTCCTTAGCCTTGGATTCAACGAAAAGGTTCATGCTCGACAGGCTGGAACCAGACGGGACACTGTACAATTATTTCGGTTCTACCTTTTTCATGATCTTTGCCCTCCTTTCAATTGGATATTCGAAAAAGGATCCAGTGATACTAAAGGCCATTGCCGGTCTGAAGGGGATGGCCTGCTCCATTGAGGGACACACACAAATCCAGTTCACGACGCCCCATGTTTGGAATACCTCCTTAATAAGCTACGCCCTTCAAGAAGCTGGCATACCTCCCAAAGACCCAACGGTCAAGGCCGCCAATCAGTACTTACTGTCACGCCAGCATTATATGTATGGAGATTGGCTGATCCATAATCCCAACACGATTCCAGGCGGCTGGGGGTTCTCGGATTTCAATACCATGAATCCGGATGTCGATGATACGACCGCCTCACTGCGGGCGCTGGCTAAGCAACTGCAAGCAAAACCGGATAATCGGGACAGCTGGCAGCGCGGTGTCTCCTTCACGATATCCATGCAAAATGATGATGGCGGATTTCCAGCCTTCGAACGGAATAACGACAATAAATGGCTGCAGCTTCTTCCTATAGAGGGTTCGAAATATCTCCTGACTGACCCTTCTACCGCTGATTTGACAGGAAGAACGCTGGAATTCCTCGGGAACTATACAAATATGAAGAAGCCGGAAGAAGTCAGTAAAAGGGCGGTGGATTGGCTATTGAAAGACCAGAAGCGTGACGGCTCCTGGTATGGGCGCTGGGGCATCTGCTATCTATACGGCACATGGTCTGCACTGACCGGCATGAAGGCAGCAGGGCAAGCCACTGGACATCCATCCATCCAAAAAGCCTTAACTTGGTTGAAGAAAATTCAAAATGCAGATGGTGGCTGGGGTGAATCTTGTTACAGTGATATTAAGCAACGATATATCCCCCTCGGAGAAAGTACACTGACACATACAGCTTGGGCTGTGGATGCGTTAATATCGGCATCCGAAAAGCCGACAGCCGAAATCGAAAAAGGCATTGCCTATCTCATCCGTGCAGGTCAGCAGGACAGTTGGACCAATGATTATCCTGCAGGCCAGGGAATGGCCGATTTTTTGTATATACATTATCATAGCTATCGCTATATTTATCCCCTTTTAGCCTTAAGTCATTACAATAAAAAATTCCTGAAGACTTAA
- a CDS encoding siderophore ABC transporter substrate-binding protein — protein sequence MIKKLSLLLLVAMLAVVAVACGSDKEKEESSAKKENAKSEEITVKHQLGETKVKTNPEKVVVFDMGALDTLDKLGVEVAAVPHDGLPKYLSKYKGTTENAGGLKEPDFEKINEIAPDLILISGRQSEAYEELSKIAPTVFVGVDTTKYMESFEENVTLLGKIFDKKDEAAKELASVEENINALKEKAPTDKTGLIVLSSGGKVSAYGPDSRFGIIHDVFGVPAVDDKLEVSTHGQSISFEYIAEKNPDYLFVVDRDAVAGDGVAAKDTIENDIVKNTKAFKEGNIIYLDPNYWYLSGGGLESVDAMVKEISEGIK from the coding sequence ATGATTAAGAAATTATCTTTACTGCTTTTGGTTGCAATGCTGGCTGTAGTGGCTGTAGCTTGTGGATCAGATAAGGAAAAAGAAGAATCAAGCGCGAAAAAAGAAAATGCTAAAAGCGAAGAAATTACAGTTAAGCACCAACTAGGAGAAACGAAAGTAAAAACAAACCCTGAAAAAGTCGTTGTATTCGATATGGGTGCACTTGATACTCTTGATAAATTGGGTGTGGAAGTGGCAGCTGTTCCTCATGATGGCCTTCCAAAATACCTTTCTAAATATAAAGGTACAACTGAAAATGCAGGCGGATTAAAAGAGCCTGACTTCGAAAAAATCAACGAAATTGCTCCTGACTTAATCCTTATTTCTGGCCGTCAATCTGAAGCATATGAAGAATTAAGCAAAATTGCTCCTACTGTTTTTGTGGGTGTAGATACAACAAAGTATATGGAATCCTTTGAAGAAAACGTAACACTTTTGGGTAAAATCTTCGATAAAAAAGACGAAGCAGCTAAAGAATTGGCAAGTGTTGAAGAAAACATTAATGCTTTGAAAGAAAAAGCCCCAACTGACAAAACTGGTTTAATCGTTCTTTCAAGCGGTGGAAAAGTAAGTGCTTACGGACCGGATTCAAGATTTGGAATCATCCATGATGTATTCGGAGTACCTGCAGTAGATGATAAATTGGAAGTATCGACACATGGTCAAAGTATTTCTTTCGAATACATCGCTGAAAAGAATCCTGACTACCTATTCGTTGTAGATAGAGATGCGGTTGCCGGTGATGGAGTTGCAGCAAAAGATACTATTGAAAATGACATTGTAAAAAATACAAAAGCATTTAAAGAAGGTAACATCATTTATCTAGACCCTAACTACTGGTACTTATCAGGCGGCGGTTTAGAATCTGTTGACGCTATGGTTAAAGAAATTTCAGAAGGCATTAAGTAA
- a CDS encoding HAMP domain-containing sensor histidine kinase has product MKIRTKIQTYSSLFLSVMLILLSIIVLIAFLWISVERERDLLEDQASLIEENILTKDLISGDPDLMEPYIPDDGMVRIFDTDGRLVKSFTDEEDLEGLAIKAINEKGYDFTKADGEYVMTYRYPYPDEGKKLGMIEVTQPQDTLLDNLSTLAFVLGGASLFVILLSILAGKWLANLILKPISIMSGTMNDIEKSGEYKRIPLSDQSKDELQVMGVAFNRMIERLERNYNQQQQFLSDASHELKTPITVIESYSSLLKRWGMKDEAIQEEAVEAIHHEAVRMKKLTEHLLQSASQTEPSADVEGKIEIISFCEGIAQTFRRTVNREITIESEFKEIYAMTISSKLEQVIVILLDNAMKYSESNIQIMIKRQADEIFIGVKDHGAGISPEHLPHVFERFYRVDSSRARKTGGNGLGLSIARTLVESFEGKLEIQSEVGEGTLVTITLSHQILI; this is encoded by the coding sequence ATGAAGATCCGGACGAAAATCCAAACGTATTCCAGTCTTTTTTTAAGCGTCATGCTTATATTGTTGAGTATCATCGTTTTAATCGCCTTCCTTTGGATATCGGTAGAGAGGGAAAGGGATCTGCTTGAAGATCAAGCCTCATTAATTGAAGAAAATATCCTGACGAAAGATTTGATTTCCGGTGATCCCGATTTAATGGAGCCGTATATCCCTGACGATGGAATGGTGCGGATATTCGATACTGATGGAAGGTTGGTAAAATCATTTACCGATGAAGAGGACCTTGAGGGGCTTGCGATTAAAGCCATTAACGAGAAAGGTTATGATTTTACCAAAGCTGACGGGGAATATGTAATGACCTACCGTTATCCTTATCCTGATGAAGGGAAGAAGCTAGGGATGATCGAGGTCACACAGCCGCAAGATACCCTCCTTGATAATTTATCGACGCTTGCCTTCGTTTTAGGCGGTGCATCGCTTTTTGTCATTCTTTTATCCATTCTTGCCGGTAAGTGGCTGGCCAACCTGATCCTCAAACCGATATCGATCATGAGCGGAACGATGAACGATATTGAGAAAAGCGGGGAATACAAACGGATACCGCTATCGGATCAATCAAAGGATGAACTGCAGGTGATGGGAGTGGCATTCAACAGGATGATAGAAAGGCTGGAGCGGAATTATAACCAACAGCAGCAATTCCTTTCAGATGCTTCACATGAATTGAAAACACCGATTACGGTCATAGAAAGCTACTCTTCCCTATTGAAACGCTGGGGAATGAAGGATGAGGCGATTCAGGAAGAGGCGGTGGAGGCAATCCATCATGAAGCCGTCCGGATGAAAAAGCTGACAGAACATCTTCTGCAGTCTGCTTCCCAAACGGAACCTTCAGCAGATGTGGAAGGGAAAATAGAAATTATTTCGTTTTGTGAAGGGATTGCCCAAACATTCAGAAGAACGGTAAATCGTGAAATAACGATAGAATCAGAGTTTAAGGAAATATATGCAATGACCATTTCCAGTAAGCTTGAACAGGTGATTGTCATCCTATTGGATAATGCTATGAAATACAGTGAATCAAATATTCAGATCATGATAAAACGGCAGGCCGATGAAATTTTCATCGGTGTGAAAGATCACGGTGCAGGGATATCACCGGAACATCTCCCACATGTATTCGAACGTTTTTATCGCGTGGATTCATCGAGGGCAAGGAAAACGGGAGGCAATGGACTCGGGCTTTCCATCGCCCGGACGCTGGTCGAGTCATTCGAAGGTAAATTGGAGATTCAAAGCGAAGTGGGAGAGGGAACGTTGGTGACGATTACTCTTTCTCATCAAATTCTAATCTAA
- a CDS encoding M14 family metallocarboxypeptidase — protein sequence MKKIIPTIVSAVTLSLVTGLPGPIAKAEEFTPYYGNGPSYIQPDNLSHLFPDPNVSFNTPAFKQNKIAFTSQEEMLDHIKSLSQKNKNIQVKTIGKSTEGRDIPMLLFSKDSKRLNKDSHKPLIWIQGQIHGNEPASGESTLVLAQWLAEGKLGNVLDKVNIAIVPRVNPDGSYYFKRFTANDMDANRDYLKVEYPEVQAIHQSIDDYEPEVILDVHEYTVNPAPLKKVGANGSIASYDLLISSAKNLNIPKQLRKASDELLLPNVFKALEKEKLSYHDYYTLATSDDGVLTATEGSTEARIGRNALGLKNTMTYLIETRGINIGRTDFKRRVFAQATAQAAFIKTAAEQATKVKKAVKQAETEVVQKGRKANDNDKIVITSENKMVKDQKLTVVDLAKAKMADASIDWLDSTDAYPTLVRDRPTAYILPPEYKNIAKKLQLLGVEVKKLKKPMKIAVESYRVKDLKVSAELESGHSTREVTTTVTSTTRDFPKGSYVFDMAQPDANFIPLALEPEGIDSYVTFNFIPADKGKELPIYRYMQPSSLPVK from the coding sequence ATGAAAAAAATCATTCCTACCATCGTATCAGCCGTAACACTAAGTCTTGTCACTGGATTGCCTGGCCCCATAGCCAAAGCAGAAGAATTCACCCCTTATTATGGAAATGGTCCAAGCTACATTCAACCAGATAACCTCTCCCACCTTTTCCCTGACCCTAATGTATCTTTCAACACCCCTGCCTTTAAACAAAACAAGATCGCCTTTACGAGCCAGGAAGAAATGTTGGATCATATCAAGTCCCTCTCCCAAAAAAACAAGAACATCCAGGTCAAGACGATAGGTAAATCCACAGAAGGACGCGACATTCCAATGCTTCTTTTCAGCAAGGATTCAAAAAGACTGAATAAGGATTCCCATAAACCATTGATTTGGATTCAAGGTCAGATTCATGGCAATGAACCCGCTTCGGGTGAATCAACATTAGTCCTTGCACAATGGCTGGCTGAAGGCAAGCTTGGTAATGTCCTTGATAAAGTGAATATTGCCATCGTCCCACGCGTCAATCCTGATGGCTCTTATTATTTCAAACGATTTACCGCAAATGACATGGATGCGAATAGGGACTACTTAAAAGTGGAGTATCCTGAAGTGCAGGCGATTCATCAGTCAATCGATGATTATGAACCGGAAGTCATTCTGGATGTACATGAATATACAGTGAATCCCGCCCCACTGAAAAAAGTGGGAGCAAATGGATCGATCGCTTCCTATGATTTACTCATCTCCTCAGCCAAGAATTTAAATATTCCCAAACAGCTTAGAAAAGCTTCCGATGAACTGCTTTTACCGAATGTTTTTAAAGCATTGGAAAAAGAAAAGCTTTCCTACCACGATTACTATACACTGGCTACTTCTGATGATGGAGTCCTTACTGCCACAGAAGGAAGTACAGAAGCCCGGATTGGCCGAAACGCCCTCGGTTTGAAAAATACAATGACCTATTTAATTGAAACGAGGGGAATCAATATCGGCCGTACGGATTTTAAACGACGTGTTTTTGCACAAGCTACAGCCCAGGCAGCCTTCATCAAAACGGCAGCTGAACAGGCCACTAAAGTTAAAAAGGCCGTTAAACAGGCAGAAACTGAAGTCGTGCAAAAAGGGCGAAAAGCAAATGATAACGATAAAATTGTCATCACCAGTGAAAATAAAATGGTTAAGGATCAAAAATTGACAGTAGTCGATTTAGCGAAAGCTAAAATGGCCGATGCCTCCATCGATTGGCTGGATTCTACCGATGCCTACCCTACCCTTGTTAGAGATCGTCCGACAGCCTATATCCTTCCACCGGAATATAAAAATATCGCCAAGAAACTTCAGTTATTGGGAGTAGAAGTTAAAAAATTAAAAAAACCTATGAAAATAGCTGTTGAAAGCTATAGGGTCAAGGATTTAAAAGTTTCCGCTGAACTGGAAAGCGGACATTCCACAAGGGAAGTCACGACAACCGTTACTTCAACAACTCGGGATTTCCCAAAAGGAAGCTATGTTTTCGACATGGCCCAGCCTGATGCCAACTTCATCCCCCTTGCCCTCGAACCTGAAGGCATTGACAGCTATGTGACATTCAATTTCATCCCGGCTGATAAAGGAAAAGAACTGCCGATTTACCGCTATATGCAACCATCTTCCTTACCAGTTAAATGA
- a CDS encoding response regulator transcription factor, giving the protein MNKRILIIEDEEKIARVLQLELNHEGYQTESAFTGKTGLERAEAEEWDLILLDVMLPELNGIEVLRRYRKKNGSTPVILLTARDAVPDKVNGLDHGANDYVTKPFEIEELLARIRACFRTNVRECQSEGEVDELKIHDLKLNLGTRDIHRQGKRIELTSREFDLLVYLLQNKNQVLSREQILTHVWGYDFAGDTNVVDVYIRYLRKKIDYPFELQLIHTYRGVGYSLKEPV; this is encoded by the coding sequence ATGAATAAAAGAATTTTAATTATAGAAGATGAAGAAAAAATTGCGAGGGTTCTCCAGCTGGAACTTAATCATGAGGGTTATCAAACAGAATCGGCATTTACCGGAAAGACAGGGCTGGAAAGGGCAGAAGCCGAAGAGTGGGATTTAATCTTATTGGATGTGATGCTGCCCGAGCTGAATGGCATAGAAGTACTTAGGCGTTATCGGAAAAAGAATGGATCGACACCGGTCATCCTTCTAACCGCAAGGGATGCTGTGCCAGACAAGGTGAATGGCCTTGACCATGGTGCAAATGATTATGTAACGAAACCGTTTGAAATTGAAGAGCTGCTTGCACGGATCCGTGCTTGTTTCCGTACCAATGTAAGGGAGTGTCAATCAGAAGGGGAAGTGGATGAACTAAAGATCCATGATCTGAAGTTGAACCTTGGTACAAGGGACATTCACAGGCAAGGCAAAAGGATTGAGCTGACTTCCCGCGAGTTCGATTTGCTGGTTTATCTTTTGCAAAATAAAAATCAAGTACTTTCGAGGGAGCAAATCCTGACACATGTATGGGGATATGATTTTGCAGGGGATACGAATGTGGTCGATGTGTATATCCGTTATTTACGCAAAAAAATAGATTATCCCTTTGAGCTGCAGCTCATACATACATACCGTGGTGTAGGTTACAGCTTGAAGGAGCCAGTATGA